Genomic DNA from Nitratidesulfovibrio vulgaris str. Hildenborough:
CCGTTGACGCGGTATTTGAGCCTCCACCGCTTGTTACCCGATGGGGGCACCTCAAGATACATCCCTCCGCCGTCGTAGAGGCGGTATACCTTCTCGGCTGGTTTGGCCGCGCGGGCCTTGATGTCCGTGAGCATTTGGGGGCAACTCCGTGAAGGGGTTTTCCAGTTGCCCCCAAAGTTGCCCCCAAAACCACGCGGCTGTCAACGAAGCAAGACGGCATGGGACGGCAGATTTCGGCAGACGAAAAATAGAAAAAGAAAGAGCCCGCAAGCACTTAGGTGTACTTGCGGGCATGTCTTGTCAGTGAGTATGGCGGAGAGGGTGGGATTCGAACCCACGTACGGGCTATTAACCCGTAACTCGATTTCGAGTCGAGCGCGTTACGGCCAGCTTCGCTACCTCTCCGCTTTTGGAGACCCGGCGGCCGACACCGGGCGGAGAAGGTATGTAGGCAATTTTGCTTCTTGTGGCAAGGGGAAAATGCACAGTACGCTTCGCAAACGGGTCGATGCTGGCTTTTGCCCTCGCGGGTAGCTGGCAGCGGATAGCCTCGACTGGCTACGGGAACAATGCGGCTCAAGGGACTACGCCGTGCACGTGCTGTCTGAACGATTTGACATCAAGCAGCTTCGTCTTCCCATAAGGAGGGGGTGCCTATTGTTCATCTAGGCGTGGTGTCTGAAGGGCGCGTCGCATCACGGGCGTGTCCGCCGCGAGGCTACGCAGGTGAGCGTGGGGGAGAGGCGGTCAATCGGTACGGCGTCCGTTGAAGAAGTCCTTGAGGATGGCGGTGCAGGCGCGTCGGCGCAGGCCTCCCATATGCCACGGGCGGTGATTGAGGAAGGGTTGTTCGAAGGCTTCAAGGCACGACGTCACGGCCCCTGCCTTCGGGTCTTCGGCACCGTAGACCACGCCCTCGACGCGGGCATGGACGATGGCACCCGCGCACATGAGGCAGGGTTCCAGTGTCACCACCAGAAACGTCCCGCCTAGCCGGTAGTTTGCGGTCGTTGTCGCGGCCATGCGTAGCGCGACCATCTCGGCATGGGCCGATGGGTCGTTGTCGCGCAGACAGCGGTTGTGCCCGCGACCGATGATGCGTCCCGCCTTGTCGACGACGACGGCCCCCACAGGCACTTCGCCTTCGGCCTGTGCCAGTCGTGCTTCGGCCAGTGCCTCGTCCATGAGGCGTTCCCATGTCCAGCCTTCGGGCGCATAGGGGACGGGTCCCACGGGGCCGTCGGTGACGTCGGCTGTATCTGGGGTGACGGCGGATGCGGCAGGGGGCACGATGCCTGTGGTGACGGCAGCGGTGGCGTCCTTGCTTGCGCCGCTCGCACGTTCACTATCTGTGGCGTCGTTGCTGTCGGGCATGTTTCGCAGTGCGTCCATGGTGTGGTGTAGGCAATGCGGCGGGACACAAGGCCCCGCCGCTGTGGTGTCGGCGTGCCCCTTACAGGATGACGTGCTTGCGGATGTAGCTGACCACCTGTTCAGGCGTATCAAGCACGGTGACGAGGTCGAGTTCTTCTTCGCGGATGTAGCCCCCGGTGACCATCCTGTCGCGAATCCAGTCGAGCAGTCCGTTCCAGAATTCGCTCTTGTAGAGGATGATGGGGAAGGGCTTGATACGCCGTGTCTGCGCAAGGACGAAGGCTTCGGAGAGTTCGTCGATGGTGCCCATGCCGCCGGGCATGACCACGTAGGCGAGGGCGTACTTGATGAACATGAGCTTGCGGACGAAGAAGTAGCGGAAGTCGCACCGCGTCTTGATGTACTGGTTGGAGTCCTGTTCGAAGGGCAGGTGGATGTGCAGGCCGACAGATTCGCCGCCAGCTTCGAAGGCTCCCTTGTTGCCCGCTTCCATGAGACCGGGGCCGCCGCCCGTGATGACCCCGTAGCCCGCCTGCACCAGCAGGCGCGCGATGGCCTCGGTATCGGCATAGAGGGGGCTGTCACGCGGGACGCGCGCCGACCCGAAGATGGAGACGCACTTGTCCACATCGCTGAGGGTGTCGAAGCCGTCGACAAGTTCGGCCATTATCTTGAAGAGACGCCACGACTCTTTGATGGAGAGCGTGTCGATGACGTATTGCTTGCTGGATGCCATGCGGTTCTCCTTGGGGTTTTACGAGGACTATACGGTGAGAGCGGAGCATGCGCAACGTCGCGAAAGGTCTTGCACTTGAAGACGAGTGCCGCCATAGTGATCGGGTTTTTCAGGCCATCAACCCAAGGGAACGTGCATGAAGGTCCAGTTTCTTGGAGCTGCCCAGACGGTGACCGGCTCCTGCTACATGATAGAGGCCAACGGTGTTCGCTTCGCCATCGACTGCGGCATGCATCAGGGCAACACCGAAATCGAAAAGCGTAACGATGATACCGAGATCTATCGTCCATCCGACATAGCCTTCTTTCTGGTCACCCACGCGCATATCGACCATACGGGGCTGCTGCCCGCCATGACGCGCAACGGGTTCACCGGCCCCATATACTGCACAGAACCCACAGCCGACCTGCTTGGCATCATGTTGCAGGACAGCGCGCACATCCAGGAGATGGAAGCGGAATGGCAAAGCCGCAAACTCTCCCGCAACGGGCGCATCAAGAAGGTCGAACCGCTCTATACGACCGAAGACGCCACCCGGGCGGCCGAGATGCTGCGTCCGGTGGACTATGGCAACTCGTTCGAACCTTCGCCCGGCATCCGTGTGACATACAAGGACGCGGGGCACATCCTCGGTTCGGCGTTCCTCGAACTTGAAGTCACGGAAAACGGCAGACCCACACGGCTCGTCTTTTCGGGCGACCTCGGCAGGCCCGACGCCCTCATCGTCAACGACCCGCAGAAGGCCGCCCCGGCGGACTATCTCTTTCTCGAGTCCACCTATGGCGACCGTGACCACAAAGACCCACGCTTCAGCCGCGACGAACTGGCTGAAGCCATCGCCTACAGCTACGGCAATGGCGAAAAGGTCATCATTCCCGCCTTCGCCGTCGAACGCACGCAGGAAGTGCTCTACACTCTCTACCTGCTGCACAAGGAAGGCAGACTGCCTGCCGACATGCCCGTCTTCGTGGATAGCCCGCTGGCCATAAGAGCTACCGAGATATTCCGCAAGCATCCGAAATATTATGATGATAATATGAAGAAGCTTGTAGATTCGGGCGAAGACCCGCTGGCGCTGCCCAACCTGAAATACACGCTCAATACGCAGGATTCGCAGGCCCTCAACGTGCGGTCTGGCCCGGCTGTCATCATCTCCGCCAGCGGCATGTGCAATGCAGGGCGCATCAAGCACCACCTGCGGCACAACCTGTGGCGGCCCGGTGCCAGCATCGTCTTCGTGGGCTATCAGGGCGTAGGCACACCCGGCCGCAAGATTGTCGACGGCAATGCCACGGTGCGCCTGTTCAACGAAGACATCGCCGTCAAGGCCAAGGTCTTCACCATCGGCAGCTTCTCGGCACATGCGGGCCAGAGTCAGATTCTGGAATGGGTGTCGGCTTTCGCCCATCCCCAGATGGAGGTATTCCTCGTCCACGGCGAAGAGAAGGCACAGACGACGCTTGCCGGACTGTTGCGCGAGCGTTTCAACCTTCCGGTGTCCATACCCGGCTATCTTGAAGAGGTCACGCTCAAGCCGGGGCGCGAGTCGTTGCACCAGACCGACGAGGCACGGGCACATCCCGACGTCGACTGGGAATTCCTGCTTGCCGAGACTGAGGGCAAGGTGGCACAACTCCGCAAGCGTCTCGCGGGCGTGGAGAAGCGGCCTTGGGTCGAACAGACCGACATCCGCGAACGCCTCGTCGAGATCAACGGCGAACTGTTGCATTTCCTTTCGCAGTTGTAGTGGCTTGTAAGAAACCGCTACGTGCGTCATGCTCCGTAGACGGGGCGGGGGTCGTGCCGCGCACAGCCCTCGCCCCGTTGGTCGGGGCTTTGAGTCGTATCCCTAGCAAGTGAATCCGGAGTCGTATGCGTATCATCGCGGGTGCCTATGGCGGGCGCCTTCTCAAGACGGTAGAGGGGCCGGGCTACAGACCGGCCATGTCGCGGGTGCGCGAATCGTTGTTCTCGATGCTCTCGTCCCGTGGTGTGGTGTGGGCTGGCAGCCGGGTTCTCGACCTGTTCGCCGGAAGCGGAAGTCTGGCCTTCGAGGCCTTGAGTCGTGGCGCTGATGAGGCGTGGTTCGTGGAACTCAACGCGAAGGCGGCGGCGTGCATCGAGAAGAACGCCACCTCGCTGGGCATCGAACCGCAACGCTGGCGAGTGCTCGCCGAGGACATCACGAAAGTGCTCGGCAGGCGGGCCGCTGCGCCGTTCGATGTGGTCTTCATAGACCCCCCCTATGGCGAGGGGCGGCTCGCGCCGACCATCAGACTCATGATGCGCAGCCGCTGGCTGGCCCCGGAAGGGGTCGTCGTCGCAGAGGTGGAGGCGGGGCTGGCGTTCGACGCCGAAACCGTCCACGACGGTCTTGAGGTCATCGCCGACAGAACCTACGGACAGACGAGGATCGTCATATGGACGACGAAAGAGGCAAGCTAGCCGTCTACCCCGGCACCTTCGACCCGCTGACCATGGGGCATGTGAGCCTCATCCGGCGCGGACGGCAGATTTTCGACAGGGTCATCGTGGCTGTGGCCATGGACACCCCCAAGACGCCGCTATTCTCGCTCGACGAGCGGGTGCGCATGGCGGAGGAGGTGTTCGCCGACCACGAGGGCATCACCGTCGAGCCTTTCTCCGGCCTTCTGGTGGACTATGCCGAACGGCGCGGGGCCAACGTCATCCTGCGCGGGCTGCGGGCCGTATCCGACTTCGAATACGAATTCCAGCTTGCGCTGATGAATCGCAAGCTCAAGCGGCATGTACAGACCGTCTTTCTCATGACGGACTACCAGTGGCTGTACATCAGTTCGACCATCATCAAGGCTGCTGCCAGTCTTGGCGGAGACATCAAGGGGCTGGTTCCCGACAACGTGTACCGGCGTCTGCGTGAGAAGTACGGCTATCCGTATCCTTTGAACCCCGGCCTCGCCCTGTCCACAGAGGCAGACGAAGACCTGCCGCCTTCGCTATGAGCAACGAGCTTCCGGCCGTCATCTGTCTGGTCGGCCCCACGGGGGCTGGCAAGACGGCGGCGGCGCTGCATCTGGCCGAGCGTTTCGCCGGGACGGTCATCAATGCCGACTCGCGGCAGGTGTACCGCGACTTTCCCATCATCACTGCGCAGCCGACAGCGGAAGAGCAGGCCCAATGCCCGCATCGCCTGTACGGCTTTCTGGAGACGGAGGCGCGCATGTCTGCCGGGGTGTGGGGAGACCATGCCACGGCAGCCATCGACGAGGCCCTCGCCCAAGGGCGGCTGCCATTGCTGGTGGGGGGAACGGGCATGTATGTGCGCGCGTTGCTCGATGGCATCGCCGCCATACCCGCCATCCCCCGCGACATTCATGTGCGTTGGCAGGAACGGTGTGCTGCGGAGGGCCCGCAACGGCTTCATGCCATGCTCTGCGATATCGATGCCGAGTACGCGGCGCGCATCCATCCCAACGACAGGCAGCGTGTCACGCGGGCGCTTGAGGTCCATGAGCATACAGGACGAACCTTTTCGGAATGGCATCGTTCGGCAATGCCCGCACCGCGTTACCGGGCCTTGCGCATCGGTTTCGCTGCCACTCTGGATGCCCTGACGCCAAGACTTGCCCATCGGATAGACCTCATGCTGGCAGCAGGGGCGCTTGATGAGGCGCGTCGCGCCCGTGTGCACTGTGACGACCCCTCTGCACCGGGGTGGTCGGGCATAGGCTGTGCCGAAACGTACGCCCACCTTGTCGGAAGCCTCGACTACGAAGCCATGCGCCACGTGTGGCTGCACAACACCCGTGCCTACGCCAAACGGCAGCTCACATGGTTCCGCGCCGACACCCGCCTGACCTGGTACGCGCCTGACGATGTCGAGGGCATCGCCCTTGGTGTCGCCTCTTTTTTGCGAGGCGGTGCATAGGGCGTTCTTTACGCCATAACACAGGCGGTGCCTTGCCAGACCCTTCGCTTCGACAGGTAGATGTATACTGAAGCGGAGGGTTTTCGCTTTCTCTTGTCCCTCCCACAGCTAAAGTGTAAGAATAGAGGTGAAACTGTAAGGGGGTAGACATGTCTGACTCCGGAAGATGGAATCCGTATGTCGCGGGCGGCCTGAGCGGGCTTGTCATGGTCGGTTCGGTCGCCTTGTCGAATGCCTATTTCGGTGCATCGACCACGTTCGTCCGTATGGCCGGGATGATAGAGAAGGCCTTTGCACCGGAACATGTGGCAGGTCTGGCCTATTTCACCAAAGAGGCCCCCATTGTCGACTGGCAGTGGATGTTCGTCGTCGGCATCCTGTTGGGGGCGTTCGTTGCAGCCATGCTTTCCGGCACATACCGGGTGCAGGCTGTCCCCGACATGTGGCGCGAGCGTTTCGGGACGTCTGCAGGGCTTCGGGGTGTCGCCGCGTTCGTCGGGGGCTTCCTTGCGCTGTTCGGTGCCCGCCTTGCCGGGGGGTGTCCCAGCGGGCACGGGCTTAGTGGAGTGGCCCAGCTTGCAGGCAGCGGGCTTGTATCGCTGGTCTGTTTCTTTGTGGGCGGGCTCATCGTTGCACGTCTGTTGTACGGAGGTCGTCGCTGATGCTCATCAACGGTCTGGTGACGGGTGTCCTTTTCGGCATCCTGCTGCAACGGGCTGAAGTGCTTCGCTATGACAGGCAACTTGGCGCGTTGCGGTTGCAGGACATGACCATCATCAAGTTCATGTTGTCGGCCATCATCGTGTCCATGGTGGGCATCCATGCGCTGGTCGACCTCGAACTTGCCAAACTGTCCGTCAAACCGCTGGTGCTGGGCGCGAACATCGGCGGAGGTCTGCTGTTCGGCCTGGGGTGGGGCATCCTGGGGTATTGCCCCGGAACGGCCGCCGGCGCACTCGGCGAGGGTAGACTGGATGCCCTGTGGGGCATCATGGGCGGCCTTGCCGGGGCGGCAGCCTATGCCGAACTCTATCCAGCGATGAAGGCGACCCTGCTTTCCATGGGAGATGTCGGCAAGGTGACCTTGCCCCAGTTGCTCGGTCTGGGGCACTGGCCTGTGATTGTCATCTTCATCGTCGTCGTTGTGGCTGTCATGCGCCTTGTCGAACGAAAGGGGCTGTAGCCGCTCCCTTTCATCAACTGGCTTTCTGCACCGGACTGGCCCGGATGTTGCTTCCAGCCTTGGGTATGGCTTGCGTGATGTCGTTTTTCCGTCGTCACGCTGACCACATGGAGTCGCTGGAAGCATGCATATGAACATCAGACATCGGAAAGCCTGTGTGCGGGCTTCACTGGTCACCTCGGCGGTGGCGGCGGTCTTGGGTCTCGTCATGGGGTTCGTGCCTGAACAGGGAACCAACTCGGTGCGTCGTAGCCTTGACCGGTCGGTGCTTCGTGTTGCGGCTGATGCCGCACCTGTCCCTGTGCCCCACGATAGCGATACGGGCTGGCAATGGCGTGGCGAAGTGGATTCGTCGGCAGGTGCGAACACCACTCGGCGTGATGTCAGGCCCATGGCGGGTGACGGGCTTGTCAGGTTCGAGAATGGAGGCGTCCTTGTCGCCACTGTCGACGGTGGACGTGTTCTTTCTCCCGCGATGTCACAAGGTTCCTTGAACGATGTTTCGCCTGTCCTTGGCATGGACGGCAGCAGGCTGTCGCCATTACTCGCGGTCGCGGTGCCGGAACAGTACGGCGAACCGCTGGATGTGGCAGGCAGACCTGTGCGGTGGCTTGTGAGTGCCGAGGAGTACGCTTCGCGTCTTGGCAGGGAGTGCCGTCAGCCACGTTCGCCTTCCATCGGCGGCGTGATGCGCATCAACAGGCGGGCTTTCGCCGGAGGGGGCGATGTCTCCGGACTTGCCGGAGTCTACAAGGCGCAGGTTGAACGCTTCGCACGCAAGTTCGGAGTGCGGTCACGGCTTGTCTACGCCATCATGCATGCTGAAAGCGGTTTCGACCCTGCCGCGTTGAGCCATGCCTCTGCCCACGGGCTCATGCAGGTCGTCCCCGGCACCGCCGGTGAAGAGGTGAGTGCCTTTCTCGCGCGTCGTGGCGAGTCTCCGGCTGATGTCGACCTGTTCGACCCCGAGGACAATATCAGGTACGGGATAGCGTATCTGCATCTTCTGCTGAACCGTCATTTTGCCGACATCCGGCAACCCAATTCGCGTGAACTCTGCGCCATCGCAGCCTACAATGGCGGCCCTACACGTGTTCTGCGCGTCTTCGGCGCAGACAGGGCGCAGGCTGTGGATGCCATCAACGCCCTGCGGCCCCAGCAGGTCTATGAACGTCTTATCAGGTTCCTTCCCGCAGCCGAATCTCGCGCGTATGTCGACAAGGTGCTGGCCTCGCTCGAAAGTTTTTCCGATGTCAGGTAGAGTGCGGCATTGTGCATGAAGCCGAACTCGCGTATGTGAGTGGGCCGTGCCCGGACGATTTCGGGTGCATGACTTCTTGTCCCCGGAACGAAGATCTTTCATCCCCAATATCCATACCCGGAGTGACCGATGCGTAAATCCGTACTCTCCATGCTGGCTGTGCTGGCACTGTCGTTTGCCCTCACCGGCTGCAACCAGCCCAAGACCGGCAGCGTAGCCGTCGTGAACACCGCCCGCATCTATCAGGAGAGCGAGGCTGGCAAAGCTGGCGTCAAGCATCTCGAATCGCTGCACAATGATATGCAGGCCCAGCTCAACAAGATGCAGGCGGAACTGCAGAAGAACCCCGGCGAGGAAACCTCGCGCAAGTTCCAGCAGCTGTATGCCGACCTGCAGCAGCGCATGGGTGCCGAACAGCAGCAGGTCATCACCGTGCTGAACGAGAACCTTCAGCGCGTGCTTGATGCCTACCGCGAACAGAAGGGCCTCGATCTCATCGTTGCCAATGAAGGCGTTCTTTCCGTCAACGCCCGCGCTGACGTGACCGCCGATATCGTGGCCGAACTCAACAAGACCCAGATCACCTTCAAGCCCATCGAAGCGGAAGCCCCCAAGGCTGAACCAGCCAAGGAAGAGGCGGCCAAGGTGGAAGCCGACAAGGCTGCTCCTGCTGCCAACGCCACTGCAAAGCAGTAAGCGGTCAGATTCGCCACGTTCTGGCAACTCTGTACACGGCAAGGCCCACGTCGAACGACGTGGGCCTTTTCTATCGCAGGCTGTTCAGAACAATCGAGCGAGGCGCAGTTGCCGGGGGGAGTGCGGCCTCATGGCCGATCAACTCCGCAGCACGACGAGGCGGCACTGTGGCTTTGCCCGGTGGTGGGCACAGATGAATGTGGTGCAGCCCATCTGCCGCACAGATGGACTGTGAGTCCCCTGACTGGCAGGGATTTCTCGCGTTATTCGCTGGTCGCCCGCAGCAGGCTGACCAGATGGCGTTGTACCAGTGCCACCTCTTCCTTGCTGACTGCGGGCATGTCGGGCGGGCGAGCTTTTGCGGAGTAGTCTTCATCGTTCTCGATGACCGCAAGGCACGCTGCCGCCTTGCCGAGGACGAAGAAGAAACGTTCGGGCTGCCAGCCAAGTTCGCGTGCCTTGGCTGCGGCACCATCAGACCATGTGAACCCGGGGGTGCCTGTCGCGTCGATGGATGGGGCAGGGCGGTCACCTGTCTTCCGCGACCATGCCTTGAACGCGGGAAAACCGTCGATGAACCGGGCCAGTTCCTCTTCACGCATCGAAGGCTGAGCGTAGAAGCCCGCCTCTGCGGCGTGGGCGCTATCGACGCAGGGCCACAGCGTTGCCACGGGCGCGGGGGATGTCTCGCGTGTCGGGTCGCCAGGCAGGAATGCGGAAAAGGCGACGCCCGATGTGAGGGCAAGAACCAGGGCCGTTGTGCGGCCCGTGCGGAACGGTGACAGCATGTGCACTCCGTTGGGGGGCGAGGCGGCACGGGCCGACACATGGTGCCGGCCCGTGATGAACGCATGTATGGTACGGCGGGGCTGTGGACCCGCCTTGGGAGACTAGTCGTACTTGACGGAACTGATCTTCATGAGCCGATCCCAGTTATGGTACGACTCGATATAGCGCAGGGTGCCCGTCTTGCCACGGATGACCATGGAGTGGGTGACGGCACCGTTGCCGAGGTACTGCACGCCGCGCAGGAACGTGCCGCCCGAGATGCCGGTGGCGGCGAAGAAGACTTCATCGCTGCGAACGAGCGTGTCGACGGTGAGTATGTCGCGGGTATCGATTCCGGCTTCGCGGATGGCTTCCTTCTCGACATAGGACTGGGGGTCGAGTCGTGCCAGCATCTGCCCGCCGATGCCCTTGATGGCGCAAGCCGCCAGTACGCCTTCGGGGGTGCCGCCCGTGCCCATCATGACGTCCACTTCAGAGCGCGGGTCGACAGCCATGAGCGCTCCTGCCACGTCGCCGTCGGTGTGCAACTGGATGCGCGCACCGGCTTCGCGAATCTTGTGGATGAGCTTCTCGTGGCGGGGCTTGTCGAGGACGAACACCACGAGGTCGTCCACATCCTTGCCAAGGCTCTTCGCGATGTTCTTGAGGTTCTCCTTCACGGGTGCGTCGATGTCGACCACGTCACGGGCCGCCGGGGGGACGACCAGCTTCTGCATGTAGAAGCTGGGGCCGGGGTTGTACATGGTCCCCGCAGGGGCGATACCCACGACAGAGATGGCGTTGGGGCGGCCATAGGCCAGAAGCTTGGTGCCTTCGACGGGGTCGACAGCCACGTCGAGGGCGGGGCCGTGCCCGGTGCCCACTTCCTCGCCGTTGAACAGCATGGGGGCGTTGTCCTTCTCGCCTTCACCGATGATGACGCGGCCCTTCACATGCAGCGAATTGAAGCTGAGGCGCAGGGCGTCGACAGCGGCCTGGTCGCCAGCGTCGTTGTTGCCCTTGCCCAGCCAGCGGGCGGAAGCGAGCGCTGCGGCTTCGGTGACGCGAACAAGGTCGAGAGCGAGGTTTTTTTCCGGGGCTTCCATTCTATCCTCCAACGGGGGGTATACTATGTCGACGGCGTCTGCGCCGCCGTGAAATGCAGTCGATCGGCCGTGGTGCATTCCCGCAGGACATGCCGCTTCATCGGCGCGCAAGGACTGTAGCGCAGCCATCATGCGGCTTCAAGATAAAACCCGTTCGCCTGTCTGCCTGTCTCTATGGTCGCCCTTCGGGGTCACCGGAATACGACGGTCCTGTGTCCGTTGAGCAGCACCCGGTGCTCGACGTGGTAGCGCACCGCACGCGACAGGACGAGGCTTTCGACGTCGCGCCCCACGTTGACCAGTGCGTCCGGCAGGTGGGCATGGTCGACGCGCGACACCTCCTGCTCGATGATGGGCCCTTCGTCCAGATTCTCTGTGACGTAGTGCGCAGTGGCGCCGATGAGCTTCACCCCGCGTGCGTATGCCTGATGGTAGGGCGAAGCCCCTTTGAAGCTGGGCAGGAACGAGTGGTGGATGTTGATGATGCGACCGGGGTAGCGGGAGCAGAATTCTGCCGAGAGCACCTGCATGTAGCGTGCGAGCACCACGACATCGCTTCGGGTGTCTTCGATGACCTGTGCGACGGCCGCCTCCTGCTCACGCTTGGTGTCTTTCGTGACCGGCAGGTGGTGGAAGGGGATGCCGTGCATCTCGGCGATACGTTCGAAGTCTGCGTGGTTCGAGACGATGGCGGTGATCTCGGCCTGCAGCGTGCCCGTGCTGCAACGGAACAGCAGGTCGTTGAGGCAGTGGCCGAAGCGTGAGACCATGATCATGAGCCGCGATTTGCGCCCTGCGTCATGAAGCTCCCACTGCATGTCGAAGGTGGCGGCGACTCCTGCGAAGAGCCTTTCAAGCTCGGGCCTGCCGGGGCCGTCGTCTGGCATTTCGAAATGGATGCGCAGGAAGAAGCGTCGCGTGTCGGGGTCGCCGAACTGCGCACTGTCGATGATGTTGCATTGCTGGACGGCGAGAAATGTCGAAACCGTGGCGACGATGCCTATGCGGTCGGGACAGGCGATGGTGAGTATGTAGGCGCTGGGCATGCGGACTCCAGAGGCTTGTCTCCCGGGATGCTTGCGGAAGGAGTGGTCGGCCTTCCGCGAAGGCATGGTCTACGTCAGAACCAGCCCGGGTTCAAGTCCGCGGGTCTACAGGCAGCCCATGTTGTCGCCGTAGCAGCGGCACAGCAATGTGTTCACAGACTCGCATCCGGTCCTTTCGCGGGCGAAACGCCTGCGGAATACGCGGGCGGCCTTGCGGAACTTGCGACTTTCGACCCGGAGTACGTCAAGGGCCGTCACCGCGTCGTCGAGAGACAGCATGCCGCGTTCGACAAGGGCCTCGAAGTGCCGGCAGACGGTGTAGAAACAGCTCAGGCGTCGGCTCGGTGAAAAGAAACCGATGCCGGGCATCCTCTTGATGATGCCGTCGACAGCGGCGCGCA
This window encodes:
- the tadA gene encoding tRNA adenosine(34) deaminase TadA translates to MGPVPYAPEGWTWERLMDEALAEARLAQAEGEVPVGAVVVDKAGRIIGRGHNRCLRDNDPSAHAEMVALRMAATTTANYRLGGTFLVVTLEPCLMCAGAIVHARVEGVVYGAEDPKAGAVTSCLEAFEQPFLNHRPWHMGGLRRRACTAILKDFFNGRRTD
- a CDS encoding LOG family protein, whose amino-acid sequence is MASSKQYVIDTLSIKESWRLFKIMAELVDGFDTLSDVDKCVSIFGSARVPRDSPLYADTEAIARLLVQAGYGVITGGGPGLMEAGNKGAFEAGGESVGLHIHLPFEQDSNQYIKTRCDFRYFFVRKLMFIKYALAYVVMPGGMGTIDELSEAFVLAQTRRIKPFPIILYKSEFWNGLLDWIRDRMVTGGYIREEELDLVTVLDTPEQVVSYIRKHVIL
- a CDS encoding MBL fold metallo-hydrolase RNA specificity domain-containing protein, which encodes MKVQFLGAAQTVTGSCYMIEANGVRFAIDCGMHQGNTEIEKRNDDTEIYRPSDIAFFLVTHAHIDHTGLLPAMTRNGFTGPIYCTEPTADLLGIMLQDSAHIQEMEAEWQSRKLSRNGRIKKVEPLYTTEDATRAAEMLRPVDYGNSFEPSPGIRVTYKDAGHILGSAFLELEVTENGRPTRLVFSGDLGRPDALIVNDPQKAAPADYLFLESTYGDRDHKDPRFSRDELAEAIAYSYGNGEKVIIPAFAVERTQEVLYTLYLLHKEGRLPADMPVFVDSPLAIRATEIFRKHPKYYDDNMKKLVDSGEDPLALPNLKYTLNTQDSQALNVRSGPAVIISASGMCNAGRIKHHLRHNLWRPGASIVFVGYQGVGTPGRKIVDGNATVRLFNEDIAVKAKVFTIGSFSAHAGQSQILEWVSAFAHPQMEVFLVHGEEKAQTTLAGLLRERFNLPVSIPGYLEEVTLKPGRESLHQTDEARAHPDVDWEFLLAETEGKVAQLRKRLAGVEKRPWVEQTDIRERLVEINGELLHFLSQL
- the rsmD gene encoding 16S rRNA (guanine(966)-N(2))-methyltransferase RsmD — translated: MRIIAGAYGGRLLKTVEGPGYRPAMSRVRESLFSMLSSRGVVWAGSRVLDLFAGSGSLAFEALSRGADEAWFVELNAKAAACIEKNATSLGIEPQRWRVLAEDITKVLGRRAAAPFDVVFIDPPYGEGRLAPTIRLMMRSRWLAPEGVVVAEVEAGLAFDAETVHDGLEVIADRTYGQTRIVIWTTKEAS
- the coaD gene encoding pantetheine-phosphate adenylyltransferase, giving the protein MDDERGKLAVYPGTFDPLTMGHVSLIRRGRQIFDRVIVAVAMDTPKTPLFSLDERVRMAEEVFADHEGITVEPFSGLLVDYAERRGANVILRGLRAVSDFEYEFQLALMNRKLKRHVQTVFLMTDYQWLYISSTIIKAAASLGGDIKGLVPDNVYRRLREKYGYPYPLNPGLALSTEADEDLPPSL
- the miaA gene encoding tRNA (adenosine(37)-N6)-dimethylallyltransferase MiaA; translated protein: MSNELPAVICLVGPTGAGKTAAALHLAERFAGTVINADSRQVYRDFPIITAQPTAEEQAQCPHRLYGFLETEARMSAGVWGDHATAAIDEALAQGRLPLLVGGTGMYVRALLDGIAAIPAIPRDIHVRWQERCAAEGPQRLHAMLCDIDAEYAARIHPNDRQRVTRALEVHEHTGRTFSEWHRSAMPAPRYRALRIGFAATLDALTPRLAHRIDLMLAAGALDEARRARVHCDDPSAPGWSGIGCAETYAHLVGSLDYEAMRHVWLHNTRAYAKRQLTWFRADTRLTWYAPDDVEGIALGVASFLRGGA
- a CDS encoding YeeE/YedE thiosulfate transporter family protein codes for the protein MSDSGRWNPYVAGGLSGLVMVGSVALSNAYFGASTTFVRMAGMIEKAFAPEHVAGLAYFTKEAPIVDWQWMFVVGILLGAFVAAMLSGTYRVQAVPDMWRERFGTSAGLRGVAAFVGGFLALFGARLAGGCPSGHGLSGVAQLAGSGLVSLVCFFVGGLIVARLLYGGRR
- a CDS encoding YeeE/YedE thiosulfate transporter family protein, giving the protein MLINGLVTGVLFGILLQRAEVLRYDRQLGALRLQDMTIIKFMLSAIIVSMVGIHALVDLELAKLSVKPLVLGANIGGGLLFGLGWGILGYCPGTAAGALGEGRLDALWGIMGGLAGAAAYAELYPAMKATLLSMGDVGKVTLPQLLGLGHWPVIVIFIVVVVAVMRLVERKGL
- a CDS encoding transglycosylase SLT domain-containing protein, with the translated sequence MNIRHRKACVRASLVTSAVAAVLGLVMGFVPEQGTNSVRRSLDRSVLRVAADAAPVPVPHDSDTGWQWRGEVDSSAGANTTRRDVRPMAGDGLVRFENGGVLVATVDGGRVLSPAMSQGSLNDVSPVLGMDGSRLSPLLAVAVPEQYGEPLDVAGRPVRWLVSAEEYASRLGRECRQPRSPSIGGVMRINRRAFAGGGDVSGLAGVYKAQVERFARKFGVRSRLVYAIMHAESGFDPAALSHASAHGLMQVVPGTAGEEVSAFLARRGESPADVDLFDPEDNIRYGIAYLHLLLNRHFADIRQPNSRELCAIAAYNGGPTRVLRVFGADRAQAVDAINALRPQQVYERLIRFLPAAESRAYVDKVLASLESFSDVR
- a CDS encoding OmpH family outer membrane protein codes for the protein MRKSVLSMLAVLALSFALTGCNQPKTGSVAVVNTARIYQESEAGKAGVKHLESLHNDMQAQLNKMQAELQKNPGEETSRKFQQLYADLQQRMGAEQQQVITVLNENLQRVLDAYREQKGLDLIVANEGVLSVNARADVTADIVAELNKTQITFKPIEAEAPKAEPAKEEAAKVEADKAAPAANATAKQ